The Streptomyces uncialis genomic interval GGTGGGTGCCCTGGCGGGCGAACAGACCGAGGGGGCCGTAGGAGCGGATGGTGACGCGGTCGGCCTGCCGGTCGCCGCGGCGGGTGGGAAGCAGCCGGGTGGTGACGCGGCGGCGTTCGCCGGGCGGGATCGTGAGCCGGTGGCGGGACGCCTCGATCTCGGTGCCGGGTGTCCACGCGCTGGGCGGCCAGGCGTCGCGCAGCCGGGCGCGCAGCGGGCGGCCCGTGGGGTTGGTGACGGTGAGGGTGACGTCCGCGGGGTCGCCGAGGCGGACCGAGGTGTCTCCGGAGCGCGTCAGACGCAGTCGGCGTACGGGGGCGGCGAGGGCGAAGTCGCAGGCGCAGGCCAGGGCCAGCGGGGCGTTGACGGCGAGGATGCCCGTCAGCCCGGGTTCCCACAGGCCGACGGGCAGGGTGCCGAGGGCCGCGAGGAGCGCGGCGCGTCCGGTGAGTGCCATGGGTCCTCGGCTCAGCGGGGTACGGGGACGTGGGCGAGGATCGCGGTGATGACGGAGTCGGCGGTGACGCCTTCCATCTCGGCCTCGGGGCGGAGCTGGACGCGGTGCCGCAGGGTGGGCAGGGCCAGGGCCTTCACATCGTCCGGGGTGACGTAGTCGCGGCCGGTGAGCCAGGCCCACGCGCGGGCGGTCGACAGCAGTGCGGTGGCGCCGCGCGGGGAGACCCCGAGGGAGAAGGACGGCGAGTCGCGGGTGGCGCGGCAGATGTCGACGACGTAGCCGGTGATCTCCGGGGAGACGGAGGTCTTGGCGACGGCGGCGCGCGCGGCCTCCAGGTCGGCGGGTCCGGCGACGGGGCGTACTCCGGCGGCGCGCAGATCTCGGGGGTCGAAGCCGTCGGCGTGGCGGCGCAGGACGTCGATCTCGTCCTCGCGGTCCGGCAGAGGGACCGTCAGCTTCAGCAGGAACCGGTCCAGTTGGGCCTCGGGCAGCGGGTAGGTGCCTTCGTACTCGACGGGGTTCTGGGTGGCGGCGACGAGGAACGGTTCCGGGAGCTTGCGGGGGGTGCCGTCGACGGTGACCTGGCGTTCCTCCATCGCTTCGAGGAGGGACGACTGGGTCTTGGGCGGGGTGCGGTTGATCTCGTCGGCGAGGAGGAGATTGGTGAAGACGGGGCCCGGCTGGAAGGAGAACTCGGCGGTGCGGGCGTCGTACACGAGGGAGCCGGTGATGTCGCCGGGCATCAGGTCGGGGGTGAACTGGACGCGTTTGGTGTCGAGTTCGAGGGAGGCGGCGAGGGCGCGCACCAGCAGGGTCTTGGCGACACCGGGGACGCCTTCGAGCAGGACGTGACCGCGGCAGAGCAGGGCCACCACGAGGCCGGTGACGGCGGGGTCCTGACCGACCACGGCCTTCGCGATCTCGGCGCGCAGGGCCTCCAGGGAGGCGCGTGAGGCGTGCGCGTCCCCGGGGGCACCGGCAGTGTCAGTGGTCGGGTCCGTCATGAAGTGCGTACCTCTCTTTCGAGGGTGTCGAGTTGGTCGGCGAGGGCGGTCAGGGCCGCGTCGTCGCCCGGTGGCGGTCCGAAGAGGAGGGTCGGCAGACCGCCGCCGTGCTCCGGGGTGCGGAGCCGGGCGGCGAGCGCGGGCAGCAGCGCCTCGGGTGCGTGCGCTTGCGTGGGGGAGACACCGACGAGGGGGGCGAGCCGGGTGCGGGTGGCGGTGCGGAGAGCGTCGGCGGCGCGGTCGCGCGCGTTCGCCTTGCGGTAGAGGCGGGCGCGGCCTTCGGCGGTCTCGGAGGCGCGGATGGCGACGGGGAGACGTTCGGGGACCAGGGGGCCCAGTCGGCGTGCCCGCCACAGGGCGGTGAGGACGAAGGCGATGCCGAGTTGCAGGGTGGCCCAGAGCCAGCCGGAGGGGATCAGGTCGGTGAACTCGCGGTCGGCGCCGTCGAGGGCGTCGTCGGACAGCGAGGGGAGGTACCAGACCAGCTGCGGTCGGGAGCCGAGGAGTTGCAGGGCGAGGGAGGCGTTGCCGTGCTCGTCGAGGCGGTCGTTGTACAGGGGGCCGGGGGAGCCGATCACGACGGTGTCGCCGTTCGCGGCGGTCGCTGTCGCGTCGGGGCCGGCCGGGACGCGGACGAGGGTGGGCAGTCCGCCGCTCGGGTAGCAGCTCTCCGCGCGCGGCGCGCTCACGTGGTAGCGGTAGCCGCCGGTGTCGGCGTCGCCCGCGCGGTTCGCGGCGGGCAGGGCGCAGTCGGGGCCGAGGGTGCGTTCCGCGCTGGGTGCCTGGTCGGCGGTGACTCCGGGGACGAGCCGGTCGGACGCGGGCCCGGGGGCGACGAGGACGGTCCGGCCGCCGGACTCGGCGGTGGCCGTGCGCAGCCGTGTCCACTGGCCGTCGGTGAGCAGGTCGGGGGCGGCGACGAGGAGGGTGGTGCCGGGGCCGGCCGCGGCCGCCGCCTCCTCGGTGGTGGTGACGACGCGGGTGTCGACGCCGCGGTCGGCGAGGAGTTCGCTGACGGCGCGGCTGCCGAGGGGTTCGGCGGAGCGCGGGTCGAGACGGCCGCGTTCGGCGCCGGAGCGTACGGCGGCGATGGCGACGGCGCCGACGAGGACGATCACCAGGGCGATCAGCGGTCCGCGCGCGCGGGTCCACACCTGACGGGCGGTCGGCGAGGCCGAGGTGGACGGGAGGAGGGGCGCGTGGGTCATTCGGCGTCCCCTCGGGTGCGGTCGGGTGCCTGTGCGGGACCGGGGGTGTCGGCGGTTCCCGTGCCGGTGCCGGTGCCGGTGCCGGTGCCGGAGCCGGAGCCGGAGCCGGAGCGCTGGCTGGTGCCTGTGCCTGTGCCTGTGCTGGTGCTGGTCGCGGTCGTGGTGCGGGTGGTCGTGTCGCCGGTCGGGTGGGGGTCGCTGTGGGGGGCGGGTGCGGTGAGGACCGGTTTGGCGCGCTGGAGGTCGTGGTCGAGGGCGGTGACCCGCTGGTATGTGTCGCGGTCTGCGGTGCGCCCGCCGTATGTGACGTCGTCGAAGGCGTACGCGGCGGCCCGCAGCCGGTCGGCGTGGCCGGGCAGGGGGCGGCCCGCCTCGGCGGCGGCCTCGTCGGCGGTGCGGCCGGGGCGGGCGTCGAGCAGGGCGCGTTCCTCCAGGGCGCGGACGAGGGCCCGTACGCGTTCCTGGAGGGCCGGGGTCCAGTGGCCCTGGGCGGCGTGGGTGTCGGCGGTGGCCCGGTGTTCGGCGGCGCTGCGCGGCAGGTCGCCGAAGAGGGGCGCGGAGCCGCGCGGTGTACGGGTCGGGCTGCCCAGGCGCCACCACAGCGCGCCGATCAGGGCGGCCGCCGCGAGGACGATCACCGTCAGTCCGACGACGCCGCCGGGTGACGCGCCGGAGGCGGCGGAGAAGACGTCGTCCACCCATCCCAGGAACGCGTCGAGCGCGCGCTGGAACAGGCCCGGGTCGTTCTCGTGGTACATCGGCCGGGACAGCTCGCGTTCGGCGGCCTCCCGCGCGGGGTCACGGGGGATCGTGAGCGGTGGCGCGTCGTCACCGGCGGCTGCGCCGGCCGGCGCACCCGCGATCGCGCCCGCCGCCGTGGCGGGCGCGCCCCCCGCGGCACCCACCCGGTCAGCTCCCCGGTACGGGACCGGGGGTGCCGGTGCCCTGGCCGGGGACCCCGGCGGCGCGTGCCAGGTCGAGGTCGAGGGCCTCGCGGCGGATGCGCTGGTCGATGTACAGGAGCACGGTGACGCCCGCGGTGACCGGGAGCGTCAGCATCGACGCGATGACGGAGCCGACACCGCTGATGACGAGGAACGTCCAGCCGACGCCGCTCGTGCCGGTGAGGAAGCCGGACGGGCCGTCCCCGGCGGCGACGCTCGCGATCATGCTGAAGGGGATCACGATGATCGACGCGAGGATGTTGGCGATCACCGCGGCGAGCAGGCCGATGCCGAAGATCCGCCACCAGGCGCCCCGGACCAGCTTCAGGGACCGGCTCATGGCCTTGCCTATGCCCTGCTTCTCCAGCATCAGCGCGGGCGAGGCCAGCGACAGCCGGACGACGAGCCACACCGCGACGCAGAGTCCCGCGATCGCGCCGATCGCGAGCAGTCCGGGGGCGCCGTCGCTGTCCCCGGCCAGCAGGCCGGGGACGAGGCTGATGCCGACGATCCCGCCGGAGATCAGCGCTATCAGCGCCGTCAGACCGAACAGCTTCGGGAGCTGGGCGCGGGCGTCGGCCCATGCCTGGGCGGTCGACACGGGCTTGCCGAGGACCGCGCGGCTGGTGACCGTCGTCAGCAGGGCTGTCGCGACGATCGTGCCGAGCAGGGTGATCGCGAGGATCACGCCCGTGACGAGCAGGGAGTTGCCGAGGGCGTCACCGAGTTCGTCGAGCGAGGCGCCCGGGTCGTTCAGGGCGGTGGTGTCGATGTCGGTGAGGACGAGGCCCTGGAGCAGCACGGTCATGATCTGGGTGACGACGGCGACGGCCAGGGAGATCCCGAGGACCGTGCGCCAGTGGGCGCGCATCGTGGACACGGCGCCGTCGAGGATCTCGCCGACGCCGAGCGGGCGCAGCGGGATCACCCCGGGCTTGGCGGCCTGCGGCCTGCCCTGCCAGGCACCCCAGCCCGGTCCGCCGGGGCCCTGGGGACCCCAGCCCGGACCGCCCGGCGCCTGACCCCAGCCGGGGCCCGGGGCCTGACCGCCCCAGCCGGGGGGCGGGGCCTGCGGGGTACGGGCCGGTGGCGGGCCCGCGGGGGCGGACCAGTCGTCGGCGGGGGGCTGCTCCTTCGACCACTTCGAGGTGGGGCCGGGGGCGTCCGTCGGGCCGTCCGCGGGCTCGGCGGGGCGGGGTACGCCCTGACCGTCGCCGTCGGAGGGGGCGGACCGTCCGGGCGAGGCCCAGCCCGGAGTGTCGTTCATCGTGGCTCCTTCTCGGTGCCGGTCCGCGGTCGCGGCGGCGCTACGGCAGCCATCGTGCCACGACGGGTCGCCGGACGGACCGGGTGGACCGGACGCTCCGTCACCGGCGGGCCTTCATTTGTCGCACCGGTCCGGGGCAGACTGGACGAATGGCTGATCAGTACGGGCGTCCAGGTGACGGAGCGCGGCGCGGGCGGACTCCCGCGATCCGTTGGGACGAACCTCCCGAAGGCCCTGTACTGGTGCTTCTCGACCAGACGCGGCTCCCGGCGGAGGAGGCGGAGCTGGTGTGCGCGGACGCCGCGTCGCTGGTGGAGGCGATCTTGACGCTCGCCGTCCGGGGAGCGCCGCTGCTCGGCCTGGCGGGCGCGTACGGGGTGGCGCTGGCCGCGGCCCGTGGCGCCGACGTGGACGAGGCGGCCGACGCGCTCGCCGCGGCCCGCCCCACCGCCGTCAACCTCGCGCGCGGGGTCCGGCTGGCCCAGGCGGCCTACCGCGCGGCGCTCAGCGGCGGCACGACGGCCACCGGCGGTACCGGTGGCCCAGGTGCGCCCGGGGCCTCCCCCGTGGGCGCAGGGGACCGCGCAGGGGCCGCGCGGGCCGCGCTGGCGGCGGCGCGTGCCCTGCACGCGCGGGACGCCGACGCCAGCGCGGCGATGGCCCGGCACGGCCTCGCCCTCCTCGACGAGCTGCTGCCCGGCGGCCGGCACCGGGTCCTCACCCACTGCAACACCGGGGCGCTCGTGTCCGGCGGGGAGGGCACCGCCTTCGCGGTGGCGCTCGCCGCCCACCGGGAAGGACGGCTGCGGCGGCTGTGGGTGGACGAGACCCGTCCCCTGTGGCAGGGTGCGCGGCTCACGGCCTACGAGGCGGCCCGGCACGGCATGCCGTACACACTGCTCACGGACAGCGCCGCGGGATCCCTGTTCGCGGCGGGAGAGGTGGACGCGGTACTGATAGGGGCCGACCGGATCGCCGCCGACGGTTCGGTGGCCAACAAGGTGGGGAGCTATCCGCTCGCCGTGCTCGCGCGGTACCACCATGTGCCGTTCGTCGTGGTCGCCCCGGTGACCACCATCGACCTCGACACGCCCAGCGGGGCGTCCATCGAGGTGGAGCAGCGGTCCGGACGCGAGGTGACGGAGGTCCGGATGCCGCACACCGCGGCGGGAGCGGGAGGCGGGGTTCCGGTGGCACCCCTGGGAACCCAGGCGTACAACCCCGCGTTCGACGTGACGCCACCGGAACTGGTGACCGCCGTCGTCACCGAAATGGGCGCCGTTTCGCCCGTGACAGCCCCGGCGATCGCCGGGCTGTGTGCCAGGTCACGCCAGGTAACGATTAGCTAATGGGATGATGTCGTTTATGAAGGGACGAGTCCTTGTCGTCGACGACGACACGGCACTGGCCGAGATGCTCGGCATCGTGCTGCGTGGTGAAGGTTTTGAACCGTCGTTCGTCGCGGACGGCGACAAGGCGCTGGCCGCCTTCCGGGAGAGCAAGCCCGATCTGGTGCTTCTCGACCTGATGCTGCCGGGCCGCGACGGTATCGAGGTGTGCCGTCTGATCAGGGCGGAGTCCGGGGTACCGATCGTCATGCTTACGGCGAAGAGCGACACGGTCGACGTGGTCGTGGGCCTGGAGTCCGGCGCCGACGACTACATCGTCAAGCCGTTCAAGCCGAAGGAACTGGTCGCACGGATCAGGGCCCGGCTCCGGCGCTCCGAGGAGCCCGCGCCCGAGCAGCTCGCGATCGGTGACCTCGTCATCGACGTCGCCGGCCACTCGGTGAAACGGGACGGTCAGTCCATCGCGCTGACCCCCCTGGAGTTCGACCTGCTGGTCGCGCTCGCCCGCAAACCGTGGCAGGTGTTCACCCGCGAGGTCCTGCTGGAGCAGGTCTGGGGCTACCGGCACGCCGCCGACACCCGGCTCGTCAACGTCCACGTCCAGCGGCTGCGCTCCAAGGTCGAGAAGGACCCCGAGCGCCCGGAGATCGTGGTGACCGTGCGGGGCGTCGGATACAAGGCCGGACCGAGCTGACATGCCCGGGGACGACAGTGCCGTCTCGGCCACGGCACCCGGGACTCCGGGCGCGGGGGCGGGGCGGCCTGTCGGCCGGAGCGCGGTACGGCGGCGCGTGCGGCGCCTCATCGACGGCGGACTGCTGCTCCAGGGCGGTGTGCAGGGCAGCCCCGTGCTGCGGCTGTTCGCCCGCTGGGTGCGCCGCCCGCTGCTGCCCGCCGTACGCCTGTGGCGACGCAACATCCAGCTCAAGGTCGTCGCGACGACCCTGCTGATGTCGCTCGGTGTCGTCCTGCTGCTCGGATTCGTCGTCATCGGACAGGTCCGCAACGGCCTCCTCGACGCCAAGGTCACGGGCGCCGAGAGCCAGGCCACCGGCGGCTTCCAGGTCGCCGACACCCTCGCCAGGTCCGCCGGCGAGAGTACCTCCGACGGCAACGCCCGCGACGGACTGCCCCGGCAGAACTCCGCGATCTGGCTCAACGACCTCGTCCAGCAGATGTCCGCCAGTGGCCAGGGCGCCTTCCACGTCGTCACCCTGAACCCACCCGGCGAGGGCGGCAACGTCAGCGCCCGCGCCCCCCGCGGCTCCGGCAACGTCGACGCGCCCGCCAGCATCCCCCTGACCCTGCGCGAAGGCGTCGACGACAACACGGGCCCCTCCCGCAGCTACACCCGCATCATCTACAGCGACGGCCGCCCCTCCCAGCCCGGCCTCGCCATCGGCACACAGCTCAGCACCCCCCAGAGCGACCGGTACGAGCTGTACTACCTCTTCCCGCTGGCCCAGGAGGAGAAGTCCCTCAGCATCGTCAAGACCACCCTCGCCACCGCCGGACTGTTCGTCGTCGTCCTCCTCGGCGCCATCGCCTGGCTCGTCGTACGCCAGGTCGTCACCCCCGTACGGATGGCCGCGGGCATCGCCGAACGCCTCTCCGCCGGCCGCCTCCAGGAACGGATGAAGGTCACCGGCGAGGACGACATCGCGCGCCTCGGCGAAGCCTTCAACAAGATGGCGCAGAACCTCCAGCTGAAGATCCAGCAGCTGGAGGCGCTGTCCCGGATGCAGCGCCGGTTCGTCTCCGACGTCTCCCACGAACTGCGCACCCCCCTCACCACCGTGCGTATGGCGGCCGACGTCATCCACGAGGCACGCGTGGACTTCGACCCCGTCACCGCGCGCTCCGCCGAACTCCTCGCCGACCAGCTCGACCGCTTCGAGTCGCTGCTCGCCGACCTGCTGGAGATCAGCAGGTTCGACGCGGGCGCCGCCGCGCTGGAGGCCGAACCGATAGACCTGCGCGAGGTCGTCCGCCGGGTCGTCGGCGGCGCGGAACCCCTCGCGGAACGCAAGGGCACCCGGATACGCGTCGTCGGGGACGAGCAGCCCGTCATCGCGGAGGCCGACACCCGCCGCGTCGAACGGGTCCTGCGCAACCTCGTCGTCAACGCCGTCGAACACGGCGAGGGCCGGGACGTCGTCGTCCGGCTCGCCACGGCCGGTGGCGCCGTCGCCGTCGCCGTCCGCGACTACGGCGTCGGACTCAAGCCCGGCGAGGCCACCCGCGTCTTCAGCCGCTTCTGGCGCGCCGACCCCGCCCGCGCGCGCACCACCGGCGGCACCGGCCTCGGACTGTCGATCGCCCTGGAGGACGCGCGGCTGCACGGCGGCTGGCTCCAGGCATGGGGCGAACCCGGCGGCGGCTCACAGTTCCGCCTCACCCTCCCGCGCACCGCGGACGAGGCACTGCGCGGCTCCCCGATACCACTGGAACCCGAGGACTCGCGGCGCAACCGGGACGCGGCCCAGGGGCCCCCGCCCCCGCCCGCCGGCGGCTCGGCGGCGACCGTCCCGGCCCAGCTCT includes:
- the mtrB gene encoding MtrAB system histidine kinase MtrB translates to MPGDDSAVSATAPGTPGAGAGRPVGRSAVRRRVRRLIDGGLLLQGGVQGSPVLRLFARWVRRPLLPAVRLWRRNIQLKVVATTLLMSLGVVLLLGFVVIGQVRNGLLDAKVTGAESQATGGFQVADTLARSAGESTSDGNARDGLPRQNSAIWLNDLVQQMSASGQGAFHVVTLNPPGEGGNVSARAPRGSGNVDAPASIPLTLREGVDDNTGPSRSYTRIIYSDGRPSQPGLAIGTQLSTPQSDRYELYYLFPLAQEEKSLSIVKTTLATAGLFVVVLLGAIAWLVVRQVVTPVRMAAGIAERLSAGRLQERMKVTGEDDIARLGEAFNKMAQNLQLKIQQLEALSRMQRRFVSDVSHELRTPLTTVRMAADVIHEARVDFDPVTARSAELLADQLDRFESLLADLLEISRFDAGAAALEAEPIDLREVVRRVVGGAEPLAERKGTRIRVVGDEQPVIAEADTRRVERVLRNLVVNAVEHGEGRDVVVRLATAGGAVAVAVRDYGVGLKPGEATRVFSRFWRADPARARTTGGTGLGLSIALEDARLHGGWLQAWGEPGGGSQFRLTLPRTADEALRGSPIPLEPEDSRRNRDAAQGPPPPPAGGSAATVPAQLSAAARAVPAPATGPRDPAAGHHSRTGAPRSAASTVPPRAGGPGRSPLPQQGGSTTGTTPVVDPAALPSNGSRVVPRRDGTGPASATHGEATEDVTTLCGPGTTSGARRPHTPGNGTGPAAAPDTGARDGRGVRKGHGDGRDDGRGAGRGAGRGAGDVDGDVGEDVDGRDDGGGDGHVGGRRDVGGRVDADRYRGGDRSAGGDRGTGGAGDRTGAPGTSAALTGTTGDRPGNEREEPRG
- a CDS encoding glycerophosphoryl diester phosphodiesterase membrane domain-containing protein, encoding MNDTPGWASPGRSAPSDGDGQGVPRPAEPADGPTDAPGPTSKWSKEQPPADDWSAPAGPPPARTPQAPPPGWGGQAPGPGWGQAPGGPGWGPQGPGGPGWGAWQGRPQAAKPGVIPLRPLGVGEILDGAVSTMRAHWRTVLGISLAVAVVTQIMTVLLQGLVLTDIDTTALNDPGASLDELGDALGNSLLVTGVILAITLLGTIVATALLTTVTSRAVLGKPVSTAQAWADARAQLPKLFGLTALIALISGGIVGISLVPGLLAGDSDGAPGLLAIGAIAGLCVAVWLVVRLSLASPALMLEKQGIGKAMSRSLKLVRGAWWRIFGIGLLAAVIANILASIIVIPFSMIASVAAGDGPSGFLTGTSGVGWTFLVISGVGSVIASMLTLPVTAGVTVLLYIDQRIRREALDLDLARAAGVPGQGTGTPGPVPGS
- the mtrA gene encoding two-component system response regulator MtrA, giving the protein MMSFMKGRVLVVDDDTALAEMLGIVLRGEGFEPSFVADGDKALAAFRESKPDLVLLDLMLPGRDGIEVCRLIRAESGVPIVMLTAKSDTVDVVVGLESGADDYIVKPFKPKELVARIRARLRRSEEPAPEQLAIGDLVIDVAGHSVKRDGQSIALTPLEFDLLVALARKPWQVFTREVLLEQVWGYRHAADTRLVNVHVQRLRSKVEKDPERPEIVVTVRGVGYKAGPS
- a CDS encoding DUF4350 domain-containing protein, with translation MTHAPLLPSTSASPTARQVWTRARGPLIALVIVLVGAVAIAAVRSGAERGRLDPRSAEPLGSRAVSELLADRGVDTRVVTTTEEAAAAAGPGTTLLVAAPDLLTDGQWTRLRTATAESGGRTVLVAPGPASDRLVPGVTADQAPSAERTLGPDCALPAANRAGDADTGGYRYHVSAPRAESCYPSGGLPTLVRVPAGPDATATAANGDTVVIGSPGPLYNDRLDEHGNASLALQLLGSRPQLVWYLPSLSDDALDGADREFTDLIPSGWLWATLQLGIAFVLTALWRARRLGPLVPERLPVAIRASETAEGRARLYRKANARDRAADALRTATRTRLAPLVGVSPTQAHAPEALLPALAARLRTPEHGGGLPTLLFGPPPGDDAALTALADQLDTLEREVRTS
- the mtnA gene encoding S-methyl-5-thioribose-1-phosphate isomerase, producing MADQYGRPGDGARRGRTPAIRWDEPPEGPVLVLLDQTRLPAEEAELVCADAASLVEAILTLAVRGAPLLGLAGAYGVALAAARGADVDEAADALAAARPTAVNLARGVRLAQAAYRAALSGGTTATGGTGGPGAPGASPVGAGDRAGAARAALAAARALHARDADASAAMARHGLALLDELLPGGRHRVLTHCNTGALVSGGEGTAFAVALAAHREGRLRRLWVDETRPLWQGARLTAYEAARHGMPYTLLTDSAAGSLFAAGEVDAVLIGADRIAADGSVANKVGSYPLAVLARYHHVPFVVVAPVTTIDLDTPSGASIEVEQRSGREVTEVRMPHTAAGAGGGVPVAPLGTQAYNPAFDVTPPELVTAVVTEMGAVSPVTAPAIAGLCARSRQVTIS
- a CDS encoding AAA family ATPase; translation: MTDPTTDTAGAPGDAHASRASLEALRAEIAKAVVGQDPAVTGLVVALLCRGHVLLEGVPGVAKTLLVRALAASLELDTKRVQFTPDLMPGDITGSLVYDARTAEFSFQPGPVFTNLLLADEINRTPPKTQSSLLEAMEERQVTVDGTPRKLPEPFLVAATQNPVEYEGTYPLPEAQLDRFLLKLTVPLPDREDEIDVLRRHADGFDPRDLRAAGVRPVAGPADLEAARAAVAKTSVSPEITGYVVDICRATRDSPSFSLGVSPRGATALLSTARAWAWLTGRDYVTPDDVKALALPTLRHRVQLRPEAEMEGVTADSVITAILAHVPVPR